CTACTACTATGGCATGTCTCTGGGGGCACGGTAGAGACCGCTTAGCAGTAGCGAGGGTTAaaaacccacgctactactatcaacttagtagtagcgaggggtgaAACCCACGCTActagttagtagcagtagcgaggggtataaacccgcgctactagtaagcatctgcctataagcttttccctagtagtgtagaCGCCGCCGCCAAGAGTTGCCGCCCGGCGCCTCCTCGCGATTTAGCCATCCAGCGCTGGCCGTGATGCTTGAATGGTGTATAAGCCAAGGCATTTGTCTCATAGAAATGTAGAAGCCGGCCGTATGTGTGTTGCCTTTGCCTTCTCTCTCTCAGAAATTTACAAGCAGTATGCATGGACTGCAGAGTCCATAGGTGACTGAGAGAGCACGAGCTCTCAAGGGTGAGAAGATTGAAGGACTGAGGCTTGAGGGGATCTGGAGAAGATGAGAGGTTGAGGGCAGAGCGCGTGGGCCTAGATAGCCGTCGCAATCCGCCCCAGCGATCTGTTAGATAAGAGTGACAGATGCTGACCGACTTCCCCGAACCAAGGAGCGCAAGATCGAATCAAACCCATAGATCGGTGGAGAAAGGGGCGAAGGGCCATTTATGTGAACGGAAGCCTCTGACCTAACCCTGTCTTCACGAATCTTGAGACCATGGGCCTAAGACAAATTCCACGATAACGGGTCTTGACATATATGCTTAAAAAATCTGCGTTCAGGGTAAATAAGGGCATTCAAGGGTAAATAAGGGCATTCAAGCGCCAATAAAAACAATTACAACTTGACAAAGGTCTACTGAACACATCTATATTATTTAGAAGCATTACTCTGTTAAGAATTCTAGTGCGCATCTGCCAGTGACTCTGAGAACAAAGGAACATATGAAAGATAAGGAATCCTGCAATACCATCCAAGATCTGTCATAAAATGCTGCTCCCTAGAATCCACATTGTATGACAAAACTTTTGTCAATGATTGGCCCCCGATGTGCAATTGTGTACATAGTACTATAATGCCATTGTCTTCCGGGTGTATGATAACATTGTAATCATGCATTGATAGATACTCTTTTTCGAACAGTTGCAAGTGGCTGACCTTGTTCTTCAAGGTCCAGTTTCCTGTACTAGAATCATCAAGAGCCCAGATTGATACTTCAGAATCACCATGATTTGCCAAATACAACCGCCCCTGTGATTGAGAAATATCATAAGCACCGCAACCATCGCGTGGTGCAGGAGTACGAATGACCTTACATTTTCCCTCCATGTCGAGTGCTATAACCAAATCATTATAAGAAGATAAATACATCACTCCGCCAAAAAATACGCTGGGTGAAAAGATGCATATATCAACTAGATGGTTCCCAGTACTTTCATGTGTCCAAACTCCAGCTTTGGAAGAGTAGACCCCCACCACTTTAATGTGTCTACGACGGTCAGCTGCATCCAAGACAAAAGCATCTACGAACTCAAAAACATGGAAGTGGGATGAGACGGCCGGATCGAACCCCAAGCGAATGGCCCACAGCTTGCTGGACCAGTTGGTGGCAGGCACGACCACCCATTTTTCAGTGGCCGGATTGCACACCACGTAATCTATCATCTTGCCATCAGTGCTCTTCCAGCAGCGACAGAGGAGGAGACCATTGCAGCTGTCCATAATGTCTAGTCTCTCGCATTTGGGCAGGAACGAGAGGGAGGCGTTGATGCGAGGGCACCAGTTCCCCGAGACACTTTGGTAGCGGCGAGAGCGAGACACCTGACGGCTAGTTATGTCGTATGTTTCAAAGAAGAAGCCGGCGAGGGTCGACTGGGGCAGCTTCTTGCGGTGGTCGGGGTGGGAGACGAGGTCGCGCCATCGCCTAGACACGTGCAGCAGCAGGTGGACTTGTACGGCAAGAGGGACATGATCTCAACCAGGAGGTCGTCGGAGAGTTCGGACACCGGGCTCTTCTCCGTGTCCCTCTTCTTCTTGGAGCTCCCTGGCATCATCGCCGGCCAGCCTGCAGTTTGGGATGGAGGACGTACGGAATTGGAGACCGGCGCCCACCGGTGAGCGTCAGATCCTACCAATTGCTTGCTTGGCGGCTAAGGGTCTTGTCCGCGGCGGCAAGAAACGGAGGTGGAACTAGAAAGACGAGGTCGTATGCCTTTCTGTTTAGGAGGGATAGGTCGTATGCCTCGATAAGGCCTGTATCTTTTTTGCATCGATAAGGCCTGTATCAAGGGTTTTATCTTTAAAAAACTGGGCCGTATATGAGTCGAAACGTACAAGTAGACGGACTTCTATTTCAATTCGTACGTCGTCTATGGATTTGTAGACGCAGATTGTGTCACAGCAGGAAACCACGAGCCACTGTAGAGATCGTACGTGAATCCGGGATTCCGAGCACAAGCAGCGCCGTTCCTCTCGTCCCTCGCGGCgacaaccctagccgccgccaggaGACGCCAATTTTCCAGCGGCGTCCTCCGGCGGCTCCCCTCCGCCGGCAACCTCGGTCGTCGGTGGTGAGCGGGGTCGCCGGATCCATGCGTGTGGATCATTTTTACTTCCTCGTAGTATAGGTTTTTAAACTGTTCATCGTCTTAGCTTCGGTGCGTTGATGACGGTGTTGAATAAAGATTCTTTGGGTCATTCCCTGACGAGGCCATCAGCCCTAGGGATGAAAACGGAGCGGAAACGGACGGAACTGAGTGCTATCATATtcgttttcattttttttttgcAGAAGTGGAAACGAATACAGAAATCCCGGAAATGAATACGGAAACAGATATTATCGAAAACGACACGGAGCGAATACAAAGCAGATACGGAAACAGAAATAGGCATTGATCGGAACTTAAAACCCCTTGAATCATAGAGAAATacacacaaaaacaaacaaatttAATGAGTTGTTAACATGGCTACAAAATAATATCATTATGTTAGCAACTTAGCGTAGTATTGTACTAGTACCGAACAATTGCGTATAGGGTCAAGCAGAATACATGTGTGGTAGTAGAAGTTGGGCCTTAGATCCATTCTACTAATTGTGGCATTGTGTTCTCTTTGGTGGTTGGGCTACAAAGCAGCTATAGGTCTATAGTAAAAACAGAAATTCCATATTCACGGAAACGGAAAGTTCCATTTCCATGCCTGTTCCACCGGAAAACACCGTTCCGTTTTTGTTTCCGTTTCCGCATAAAACATTCCATTTCCACTTTCGTTTTGCAAATTTCCGTTTCCATTTTCATATTTCCTCTCCGTTTCCATTCTTCCTCCGGAAAAAGGAAagtttccactccattttcatcccTAATCAGCCCTATGGTTGGAGATGGATTTGGGAACCAGTCTGTTCAAGCAAGGATggcatggcggcggcggcatcctcgtggtggacctgtgtcctcgggctccgccgttgcgacggcgtttgctccagtgtcggcgcggagcttgggaggtagtccaAGAGCGGATGCCgattgtggtctgcatcgacGACACTAGAAGACGAAACGTGTGATGAGTTCGTGGTTCGTGGATGGCAGGTATGGTTTCCTTTTTGGCGTCTTAGTGGTGGTTGGGTGCTAGATCTGGAGTTCGATTGTGTGTCCAGGGTGTTGCCCCGGTCTGTTTCGCTCAACGGCAATGGCTTCActtttggtgagccaccttggaggtcTGCAAAGCTGCATATCGGCGATAGAGCCACGTCGAGCTCGGGTGAGGAGGTGATCTGTCATTCTTTTCTTCGGTGGCTTCTGTGGTGGTGCCGAAGGCAGGTAACGGGcgttggtgtcaagctcagagatgttctgcaatcttttcagttttgtcatgtcggtcATTACATGACTTGTACTTTGATCTTTATGATCtgaatgagacacgtattaccatgCAAAAAAAGAAAACCATCAGCCCCTGAccaaaacaaaagaaataaaCATGGGATTTTTTACTTTATTTACGAAAACCCTTTCAATCAATTCATCAAACAACATGATAGTACAAAGAACATGAGAAGTAACAAAATGACATCCAAGTCCGTAGACCACCTAACGACGACTACAATCACTGAAACGAGCCGAGGGCGCGCCGCTGTCATCGCCTTCCCTTGTCGGAGCTGGGggaaccttgttgtagtagatagTTGGGAAGTCATCATGCTAAGACC
The Aegilops tauschii subsp. strangulata cultivar AL8/78 chromosome 3, Aet v6.0, whole genome shotgun sequence genome window above contains:
- the LOC109750450 gene encoding F-box protein At5g07610-like; this translates as MMPGSSKKKRDTEKSPVSELSDDLLVEIMRWRDLVSHPDHRKKLPQSTLAGFFFETYDITSRQVSRSRRYQSVSGNWCPRINASLSFLPKCERLDIMDSCNGLLLCRCWKSTDGKMIDYVVCNPATEKWVVVPATNWSSKLWAIRLGFDPAVSSHFHVFEFVDAFVLDAADRRRHIKVVGVYSSKAGVWTHESTGNHLVDICIFSPSVFFGGVMYLSSYNDLVIALDMEGKCKVIRTPAPRDGCGAYDISQSQGRLYLANHGDSEVSIWALDDSSTGNWTLKNKVSHLQLFEKEYLSMHDYNVIIHPEDNGIIVLCTQLHIGGQSLTKVLSYNVDSREQHFMTDLGWYCRIPYLSYVPLFSESLADAH